From one Paractinoplanes brasiliensis genomic stretch:
- a CDS encoding acyl-CoA dehydrogenase family protein translates to MPTPGLDGYTPAWSKPEHDDLAELARSFFTEQVLPHAARHERQGHPDREHYRQAGALGLLGLSVPEPYGGGGGDFTHEAVVLHEQQATGEGSLGLAVHSGIVTGYLTAYGNEEQKRRWLPGLCSGELVGAIGMTEPGGGSDLQEITTRAVRDGDDYVISGSKTFITNGGLAGLIVLAVKTDPAQQAAGISLIVCELRDDTPGFRRGRLLDKIGLHANDTAELFFDEFRAPVANLLGAEGEGFVLMMRQLPQERLVIGVGAVAAMQRAVELATAYAKQRTAFGKPLIGHQNTRMVLAECATRTRVSRVFLDDCIARHVRGELDVATAAMAKAWLTEGQCEVVDRCLQVFGGYGYTTEYPIARMYADARVQKIYGGTNEIMKELVARVL, encoded by the coding sequence ATGCCCACTCCAGGACTGGACGGGTACACCCCGGCGTGGTCGAAACCCGAGCACGACGACCTCGCCGAGCTGGCCCGGTCCTTCTTCACCGAGCAGGTGCTGCCGCACGCCGCCCGCCACGAGCGGCAGGGCCACCCCGACCGTGAGCACTACCGGCAGGCCGGCGCGCTCGGGTTGCTCGGCCTCAGCGTTCCCGAGCCGTACGGCGGCGGGGGCGGCGACTTCACCCACGAGGCCGTCGTGCTGCACGAGCAACAGGCCACCGGCGAGGGCAGCCTGGGCCTGGCGGTGCACAGCGGCATCGTGACCGGCTACCTCACCGCGTACGGGAACGAGGAGCAGAAACGGCGGTGGCTGCCCGGCCTGTGCTCGGGCGAACTGGTCGGCGCGATCGGGATGACCGAGCCCGGCGGCGGCTCCGACCTGCAGGAGATCACCACCCGGGCGGTCCGCGACGGCGACGACTACGTGATCAGCGGCTCGAAGACGTTCATCACCAACGGGGGCCTGGCCGGCCTGATCGTCCTCGCGGTCAAGACCGACCCGGCACAGCAGGCGGCCGGCATCAGCCTGATCGTCTGCGAGCTGCGCGACGACACCCCCGGCTTCCGGCGCGGCCGGCTGCTCGACAAGATCGGGCTGCACGCCAACGACACCGCCGAGCTGTTCTTCGACGAGTTCCGGGCGCCCGTGGCCAACCTGCTCGGCGCCGAGGGCGAGGGGTTCGTCCTGATGATGCGCCAGCTCCCCCAGGAACGCCTCGTCATCGGCGTCGGGGCGGTGGCCGCGATGCAGCGGGCCGTCGAGCTGGCCACCGCGTACGCGAAACAACGCACCGCCTTCGGCAAGCCGCTGATCGGCCATCAGAACACGCGCATGGTGCTGGCCGAGTGCGCCACCCGTACGCGGGTGTCGCGGGTCTTCCTCGACGACTGCATCGCGCGCCACGTGCGCGGCGAGCTCGACGTCGCCACCGCGGCCATGGCCAAGGCATGGCTCACCGAGGGACAGTGCGAGGTGGTGGACCGCTGCCTGCAGGTCTTCGGCGGCTACGGCTACACGACGGAGTACCCGATCGCCCGCATGTACGCCGACGCCCGCGTCCAGAAGATCTACGGCGGCACCAACGAGATCATGAAGGAGCTGGTGGCCCGTGTCCTCTGA
- a CDS encoding 3-hydroxyacyl-CoA dehydrogenase NAD-binding domain-containing protein, with the protein MIDYSRDDDGVVTLTMNDPAQPANTMTEAYVAAMSAAVDRLHAEREQVTGVIVTSAKKTFFAGGDLPTMYRATRADAPALFKLLSTIKWDLRRLETYGRPVVAAINGAALGGGLEIALACHHRIALDRPDTRIGFPEVTLGLLPGAGGVTRTVRMLGLAPALTTWLLTGRRFRPADALANGLIDQLAATPAELIIQAREWIRANPDAAQPWDRDGYRIRGGLPAAQLPAFPATLRKQLKGASLPAPEKILATAVEGAQVDFDTAQVIETRHLITLLTGRIAKNMIGAFFFDMRAVNGGLARPRVEAPPPRRVAVLGAGMMGAGIAQACAEAGLDVVVRDVTPELAARAAGPGITTTAEVAALAGCDVVIEAVFEDPALKQRVFAEVLPVVAPDALLASNTSTLPITGLAAGVQRPGDFIGMHFFSPVGKMPLLEIVVGEKTSDAAVARAFDLGRLIGKTPIVVNDGRGFFTSRVIGTFLDEALTMLAEGVPAPSIEHAALQAGYPTGPLALADEVSLTLMQRIRRQYEAATGDGFERLPSHELVDAMVDKHERPGRSGGRGFYAYGNGKRGLLWEGLVEMATPAGRAVPLEDLKDRFLFAEALDARRCLDEGVLRTAEDGNVGSILGIGYPAWTGGVLRFAEQHDDFEGRARELAARYGKRFEPA; encoded by the coding sequence ATGATCGACTACTCCCGCGACGACGACGGCGTCGTCACGCTCACCATGAACGACCCGGCGCAGCCGGCCAACACCATGACCGAGGCGTACGTGGCGGCCATGTCGGCCGCTGTCGACCGTCTCCACGCCGAGCGCGAGCAGGTCACCGGCGTGATCGTGACCAGCGCCAAGAAGACGTTCTTCGCCGGCGGTGACCTGCCGACGATGTACCGGGCCACCCGCGCGGACGCGCCCGCCCTGTTCAAGCTGCTGAGCACGATCAAGTGGGATCTTCGCCGCCTGGAGACGTACGGGCGTCCGGTCGTGGCCGCGATCAACGGCGCCGCGCTGGGCGGAGGGCTCGAGATCGCCCTCGCGTGCCACCACCGGATCGCGCTCGACCGGCCGGACACCCGGATCGGCTTCCCCGAGGTCACGCTGGGCCTGCTGCCGGGCGCGGGCGGTGTCACCCGTACGGTCCGGATGCTCGGCCTGGCCCCCGCGCTCACCACCTGGCTGCTCACCGGCCGCCGCTTCCGCCCGGCCGACGCGCTCGCCAACGGCCTGATCGACCAGCTCGCCGCCACCCCGGCCGAGCTGATCATCCAGGCTCGCGAGTGGATCCGGGCCAACCCGGACGCGGCGCAGCCGTGGGACCGCGACGGCTACCGCATCCGCGGCGGGCTGCCCGCCGCGCAACTCCCCGCGTTCCCGGCCACCCTGCGCAAACAGCTCAAGGGCGCCTCGCTGCCCGCGCCCGAGAAGATCCTGGCCACGGCCGTCGAGGGCGCCCAGGTCGACTTCGACACGGCCCAGGTCATCGAGACCCGCCACCTGATCACGCTGCTCACCGGCCGGATCGCCAAGAACATGATCGGCGCGTTCTTCTTCGACATGCGAGCGGTCAACGGCGGCCTGGCCCGCCCCCGTGTCGAGGCGCCGCCGCCGCGCCGGGTGGCAGTGCTGGGCGCCGGCATGATGGGCGCGGGCATCGCCCAGGCCTGCGCCGAGGCCGGGCTCGACGTCGTGGTCAGGGACGTCACGCCCGAGCTGGCCGCCCGCGCCGCCGGTCCCGGTATCACCACCACGGCCGAGGTCGCCGCGCTGGCCGGCTGCGACGTGGTGATCGAGGCGGTTTTCGAGGACCCGGCCCTCAAGCAGCGGGTCTTCGCGGAGGTGCTGCCGGTGGTGGCCCCGGACGCGTTGCTCGCCTCGAACACGTCGACGCTGCCGATCACCGGGCTGGCCGCGGGCGTCCAACGACCCGGCGACTTCATCGGCATGCACTTCTTCTCCCCTGTCGGCAAGATGCCGCTGCTGGAGATCGTCGTCGGCGAGAAGACCTCGGACGCGGCGGTGGCGCGGGCGTTCGACCTGGGCCGGCTGATCGGCAAGACCCCGATCGTCGTCAACGACGGCCGCGGCTTCTTCACCAGCCGGGTGATCGGCACGTTCCTCGACGAGGCCCTCACGATGCTGGCCGAGGGGGTGCCGGCGCCGTCGATCGAGCACGCCGCCCTGCAGGCCGGGTACCCGACCGGTCCCCTCGCGCTGGCCGACGAGGTCAGCCTCACGCTGATGCAGCGGATCCGCCGCCAGTACGAGGCGGCCACCGGCGACGGCTTCGAACGGCTGCCCTCGCACGAGCTCGTGGACGCGATGGTCGACAAGCACGAGCGGCCGGGGCGCAGCGGCGGGCGCGGCTTCTACGCGTACGGGAACGGGAAGCGGGGCCTGCTCTGGGAAGGCCTCGTGGAAATGGCGACACCGGCGGGCCGTGCCGTGCCCCTGGAGGATCTGAAGGACCGGTTCCTGTTCGCCGAGGCGCTCGACGCGCGGCGCTGCCTCGACGAGGGGGTGCTGCGCACGGCCGAGGACGGCAACGTCGGTTCGATCCTCGGCATCGGCTATCCGGCGTGGACCGGCGGTGTGCTGCGCTTCGCCGAGCAGCACGACGACTTCGAGGGGCGGGCGCGTGAGCTGGCGGCCCGCTACGGCAAGCGATTCGAGCCCGCGTGA
- a CDS encoding acetyl-CoA C-acetyltransferase produces MSSEAYVYDAVRTPRGRGKENGALHGVKPVTLVTGLLDALRARLPSLDPAAVDDLVLGIVTPVGEQGGDLPRSAALLAGLPDTVAGVQLNRFCGSGLEAVNQAAARIRSGWEHLIVAGGVESMSRNPMGSDGGAWFLDPETSLATDFVPQGVSADLIATLEGFSRHDVDAYAVQSQERAAKAQAGGHFARSIVPVRDANGLDILAADEHPRPGATVEGLGRLRPSFARTDFFDAVALRKFHWLERIDHVHHAGNSSGIVDGAGLVLIGSEEAGRALGLTPRARIAGAAVTGADPTLMLTGPAPATRKALAVAGLTVDDIDLFEINEAFAAVVLKYIRDLGLDPETVNVNGGAIALGHPLGATGAMLLGTALDELERRDQRRAVVTLCIGGGMGVATVLERL; encoded by the coding sequence GTGTCCTCTGAGGCCTACGTGTACGACGCGGTGCGCACCCCGCGCGGCCGCGGCAAAGAGAACGGCGCCCTGCACGGGGTCAAACCGGTCACGCTGGTCACCGGCCTGCTCGACGCGCTGCGCGCCCGGCTGCCCAGCCTCGACCCGGCTGCCGTCGACGACCTCGTGCTCGGCATCGTCACCCCGGTCGGCGAGCAGGGCGGCGACCTCCCCCGCTCCGCCGCGCTGCTGGCCGGGCTGCCCGACACCGTGGCCGGCGTGCAGCTCAACCGCTTCTGCGGCTCCGGTCTGGAGGCGGTCAACCAGGCCGCCGCGCGCATCCGTTCCGGCTGGGAGCACCTGATCGTCGCGGGCGGGGTCGAATCGATGTCGCGCAACCCGATGGGCTCGGACGGCGGGGCCTGGTTCCTCGACCCCGAGACGTCGCTGGCCACCGACTTCGTGCCGCAGGGCGTCAGCGCCGACCTGATCGCCACCCTTGAGGGCTTCAGCCGGCACGACGTCGACGCGTACGCCGTGCAGTCGCAGGAGAGGGCGGCCAAGGCGCAGGCCGGAGGGCACTTCGCCCGTTCGATCGTGCCGGTCCGCGACGCCAACGGCCTCGACATCCTCGCCGCCGACGAGCACCCCCGCCCCGGCGCCACCGTCGAGGGGCTGGGCAGACTGCGGCCGTCGTTCGCCCGTACGGACTTCTTCGACGCCGTCGCCCTGCGCAAGTTCCACTGGCTGGAACGCATCGACCACGTCCACCACGCCGGCAACTCCTCGGGCATCGTCGACGGCGCCGGGCTCGTCCTGATCGGCTCGGAGGAAGCAGGCCGGGCCCTGGGCCTGACGCCGCGGGCCAGGATCGCCGGGGCCGCCGTCACGGGCGCCGACCCCACGCTGATGCTGACCGGCCCCGCCCCGGCCACCCGCAAGGCCCTCGCGGTGGCCGGGCTGACCGTCGACGACATCGACCTGTTCGAGATCAACGAGGCGTTCGCGGCCGTGGTCCTCAAGTACATCCGCGACCTCGGTCTCGACCCCGAGACGGTCAACGTCAACGGCGGCGCGATCGCGCTGGGACACCCGCTCGGCGCGACCGGCGCCATGCTGCTCGGCACCGCGCTCGACGAGCTCGAACGCCGCGACCAGCGCCGGGCCGTGGTCACCCTGTGCATCGGCGGCGGCATGGGCGTCGCGACCGTCCTCGAGAGGCTCTGA
- a CDS encoding TetR/AcrR family transcriptional regulator, with product MSVEAGPRRRLEPDARRAQILSVAVRLFGERGYAGVSTTDVARAAGVARGLVNHYFGTKKDLYLEVIRVMLTVPEVAVAGLPDGDLPTRVDAIVSWFLDVVSRHSRSWLAAITAGGMAGDTDVDRVIAEAIDGAADAVLTAAGLDAANPAQHAMARSYVGLAVSTAREWLQRGVLTRAQVHRLLAATLLTMVSQVFPES from the coding sequence ATGAGTGTGGAGGCCGGACCGCGCCGGCGCCTCGAACCCGACGCCCGGCGCGCGCAGATCCTGTCGGTGGCCGTGCGACTGTTCGGCGAACGGGGCTACGCCGGCGTGTCGACCACCGACGTCGCCCGGGCCGCCGGGGTCGCCCGCGGCCTGGTCAACCACTACTTCGGCACCAAGAAAGACCTGTACCTCGAGGTCATCCGGGTGATGCTGACCGTCCCCGAGGTCGCCGTCGCCGGGCTGCCCGACGGCGACCTGCCGACCCGCGTCGACGCGATCGTCAGCTGGTTCCTCGACGTCGTCTCCCGGCACAGCCGCTCCTGGCTGGCCGCGATCACCGCCGGCGGCATGGCCGGCGACACCGACGTCGACCGGGTCATCGCCGAGGCCATCGACGGTGCCGCCGACGCCGTCCTGACCGCCGCCGGCCTGGACGCCGCGAACCCGGCGCAGCACGCGATGGCCCGGTCCTACGTCGGTCTGGCCGTGTCGACCGCCCGCGAGTGGCTGCAGCGCGGCGTGCTCACCCGGGCCCAGGTGCACCGGCTGCTCGCCGCCACCCTGCTGACCATGGTGTCGCAGGTCTTCCCGGAATCGTGA
- a CDS encoding ester cyclase, with protein sequence MKSNEEVVREAYRLAEGAVLDIRGFRALFAEDGTFNDIPNAQTFRGDEIPRALTGFAGIFPDIHRELLEVNTLGDVVAVELRIQGTHLGGFPTPAGVIPPTGNRIDMPAADLWYLRDGRIERFNCYNATSVMLAQIGAAPDFTAAIESAGTVAR encoded by the coding sequence GTGAAGAGCAACGAAGAGGTCGTCCGTGAGGCGTACCGCCTGGCGGAGGGCGCCGTCCTCGACATCCGGGGTTTCCGCGCCCTGTTCGCCGAGGACGGAACGTTCAACGACATCCCGAACGCGCAGACCTTCCGCGGCGACGAGATCCCGCGGGCGCTGACGGGCTTCGCCGGCATCTTTCCCGATATCCACCGTGAGCTGCTGGAAGTGAACACCCTCGGCGATGTCGTCGCGGTCGAGCTGCGGATCCAGGGCACGCATCTCGGCGGGTTCCCGACCCCGGCCGGCGTGATCCCGCCGACCGGCAACCGCATCGACATGCCGGCGGCCGACCTCTGGTACCTCCGCGACGGCAGAATCGAGCGGTTCAACTGCTACAACGCGACCAGCGTGATGCTCGCCCAGATCGGCGCCGCCCCCGACTTCACCGCGGCGATCGAGTCCGCCGGAACGGTCGCCCGGTAG
- a CDS encoding TetR/AcrR family transcriptional regulator has product MARPRKFVESDVVSSAGEVFAVHGLAAATLDDLVRATGLGKQSLYNAFGGKRELFLRALSEDRAEATRAVSEALGHDDASPLERIRGHMLTMAIEFSSSDRRVSLTTRALVESTGEEDPLSTVTKAGIDQLAGVYAQCLEHAREQGEIPADANVQSLAVYFVAITRGMELLGRAGVGRAVLTAVALDALRVLHGQAMPVPNRTPGSSLSS; this is encoded by the coding sequence ATGGCCCGTCCCCGCAAGTTCGTCGAGAGTGACGTCGTCAGCAGCGCCGGTGAGGTGTTCGCCGTGCACGGCCTGGCAGCCGCGACGCTCGACGACCTCGTACGGGCAACCGGCCTGGGGAAACAGAGCCTGTACAACGCGTTCGGCGGGAAGCGGGAACTGTTCCTGCGGGCGCTCTCCGAGGACCGTGCGGAAGCCACGCGCGCCGTCTCGGAAGCGCTCGGACACGACGACGCCTCGCCGCTGGAACGCATCCGCGGGCACATGCTCACGATGGCGATCGAGTTCAGCAGCAGCGACCGCCGGGTCTCGCTGACCACGCGCGCGCTCGTCGAGTCCACCGGCGAGGAGGACCCGCTGTCGACCGTCACGAAAGCCGGCATCGATCAGCTCGCCGGCGTCTACGCCCAATGCCTGGAACACGCCCGCGAGCAGGGGGAGATCCCGGCGGACGCCAACGTGCAGTCGCTGGCGGTCTACTTCGTCGCCATCACGCGGGGCATGGAACTGCTCGGCCGCGCCGGGGTCGGCCGCGCCGTCCTCACTGCGGTCGCCCTCGACGCGCTACGTGTGCTCCACGGTCAGGCGATGCCCGTTCCGAACCGGACGCCGGGCAGCTCGCTGTCGTCGTAG
- a CDS encoding CaiB/BaiF CoA transferase family protein, whose amino-acid sequence MTALTGIRVVELAGLAPGPFGCMMLADLGADVVRVDRPGGPGLPPGPLERNRRTLTLDLKTGDGVRDLLRLAERADVLVEGYRPGVAERLGFGPAACHKINPGLVYARMTGWGQEGPLAARAGHDIDYLAVAGALEPLGRAGQRPHAPMNLLADFAGGGMLLAAGVLAALVERSRSGLGQVVDAAMVDGSALLTSFLHGLIAGGSWPGGRGENLLDGGAPFYDTYETADGGFMAVGAIEPAFFQALLTGLGLEGEDLPSPYDRSGWPVLRARFEARFAERTRDEWTALFEGVDACVAPVLSPAEAPAHPHNRARHTFVDVDGLTQPAPAPRFGRTGTGTPRPPEAVTVSQILDEWTPLPMDR is encoded by the coding sequence GTGACGGCGCTGACCGGCATCCGGGTGGTCGAGCTGGCCGGGCTGGCGCCGGGGCCGTTCGGCTGCATGATGCTGGCCGACCTGGGCGCGGACGTGGTGCGGGTGGACCGTCCCGGTGGGCCGGGTCTGCCGCCGGGGCCGCTCGAGCGCAACCGCCGTACGCTCACGCTCGACCTCAAGACCGGCGACGGCGTACGGGACCTGCTGCGCCTGGCCGAACGGGCCGACGTGCTGGTGGAGGGCTACCGGCCCGGTGTCGCGGAACGGCTCGGGTTCGGTCCCGCCGCCTGCCACAAGATCAACCCCGGTCTGGTGTACGCCCGGATGACCGGCTGGGGTCAGGAAGGGCCGCTCGCCGCGCGGGCCGGGCACGACATCGACTACCTCGCCGTGGCCGGGGCCCTGGAACCCCTGGGCCGGGCCGGGCAGCGGCCGCACGCTCCGATGAACCTGCTGGCGGACTTCGCCGGGGGCGGGATGCTGCTGGCCGCCGGGGTGCTGGCGGCCCTGGTCGAACGGTCGCGTTCCGGGCTCGGGCAGGTCGTCGACGCGGCCATGGTCGACGGGTCGGCCCTGCTCACCTCGTTCCTGCACGGGCTGATCGCGGGCGGGTCGTGGCCGGGCGGGCGCGGCGAGAACCTGCTCGACGGCGGCGCGCCCTTCTACGACACGTACGAGACGGCCGACGGCGGGTTCATGGCCGTCGGCGCCATCGAGCCGGCCTTCTTCCAGGCCCTGCTCACCGGGCTCGGCCTCGAGGGCGAAGACCTTCCCTCCCCGTACGACCGGTCGGGCTGGCCGGTGCTGCGGGCGCGCTTCGAGGCCCGGTTCGCCGAGCGGACCCGTGACGAGTGGACGGCCCTCTTCGAGGGGGTGGACGCCTGTGTCGCGCCGGTGCTCTCCCCCGCCGAGGCGCCGGCCCATCCGCACAACCGGGCGCGGCACACCTTCGTCGACGTGGACGGGCTCACCCAGCCCGCTCCGGCGCCGCGGTTCGGGCGTACGGGAACCGGAACCCCGCGCCCGCCGGAGGCTGTCACCGTGTCGCAGATCCTGGACGAATGGACGCCTTTACCGATGGACAGGTGA
- a CDS encoding methyl-accepting chemotaxis protein translates to MTVGAAVAAYGAGSVRRGKRDRLELDAVRAALTAQAEQRERDIEELRSERASRLAGAQQEQSRNNHRLRRRAREAIDESGAVITERLQDVVEQVGAAREAATATHGRVATTSRAAAVMVSRARSADASATKLNASLHQVAGIAGVIGEIASQTRMLALNATIEAARAGAAGKGFAVVADEVKSLATTTAESTEQIAATVAALEADVAEMGGTLTAIIGGVAEIEQAMGLLGGIADNQHRIVERLNSTVGATMEQIQDLSEVAERLERRRNERTAANGPVTVQVAGRSPVQGQLIDVSADGLGCLLPRGAAVSVGDRVTVTVGLSGATFEAGADVVRRADRTNGSELGLHLTSVPAAAQRQIESYVAA, encoded by the coding sequence GTGACCGTTGGTGCCGCTGTGGCCGCGTACGGGGCCGGGTCGGTCCGGCGGGGGAAACGCGACCGGCTGGAACTGGACGCGGTGCGCGCCGCCCTGACGGCGCAGGCCGAGCAGCGCGAACGGGACATCGAGGAGCTGCGTTCCGAGCGGGCGAGCCGGCTGGCCGGCGCTCAGCAGGAACAGAGCAGGAACAACCACCGGCTGCGGCGGCGCGCCCGGGAGGCCATCGACGAGTCGGGCGCGGTCATCACCGAGCGGCTGCAGGACGTGGTCGAGCAGGTCGGCGCCGCCCGTGAGGCGGCCACGGCCACGCACGGCCGGGTCGCCACGACCAGCCGGGCGGCCGCGGTGATGGTGAGCCGGGCCCGCTCGGCCGACGCGTCCGCGACCAAGCTGAACGCGAGCCTGCACCAGGTGGCCGGGATCGCCGGGGTGATCGGCGAGATCGCGTCGCAGACCCGGATGCTGGCCCTGAACGCCACCATCGAGGCGGCTCGGGCCGGCGCCGCCGGAAAGGGCTTCGCGGTGGTGGCCGACGAGGTCAAGTCCCTCGCGACCACGACGGCCGAGTCGACCGAGCAGATCGCGGCAACGGTCGCGGCGCTGGAGGCCGACGTGGCCGAGATGGGCGGCACGCTGACGGCGATCATCGGCGGCGTGGCCGAGATCGAGCAGGCCATGGGGCTGCTCGGGGGCATCGCCGACAACCAGCACCGGATCGTCGAACGGCTGAACAGCACGGTCGGCGCGACGATGGAGCAGATCCAGGACCTGTCCGAGGTCGCCGAGCGTCTGGAGCGCCGCCGCAACGAGCGCACGGCCGCCAACGGGCCGGTGACCGTACAGGTGGCGGGCCGCTCCCCCGTGCAGGGGCAGCTGATCGACGTGAGCGCGGACGGGCTGGGCTGTCTGCTGCCGCGCGGCGCCGCCGTGTCGGTCGGCGACCGGGTCACCGTCACTGTCGGGCTGTCCGGCGCGACGTTCGAGGCAGGCGCCGACGTGGTCCGGCGGGCCGACCGTACGAACGGGAGTGAGCTGGGCCTGCACCTGACCTCGGTCCCCGCCGCGGCGCAGCGCCAGATCGAGTCGTACGTGGCCGCCTGA
- a CDS encoding CBS domain-containing protein: protein MKSWGVDDVMTKAVLSVDAAATYRDVVDLLIGNRLSAVPVIDAFGRVVGVVSEADLLRKIEYAGDEEPRLFEGRQRRGDRQKASARTVSELMTAPAVTALSGTSIAAAARLMDREKVKRLPVVDDLGRLIGIVSRGDLLKTHLRPDDEILADIEAAVLRPYVDDENASVTAAVVDGVVTLSGKVDRWSSTEIVERLSRQVAGVVEVRSSLAFAYDDSELPGVRFGTGIA, encoded by the coding sequence GTGAAGAGCTGGGGTGTCGACGACGTGATGACGAAGGCGGTTCTGTCGGTGGACGCCGCCGCCACCTACCGGGATGTGGTCGACCTGCTGATCGGCAACCGGCTGAGCGCGGTGCCGGTCATCGACGCGTTCGGCCGCGTGGTGGGGGTGGTGTCCGAGGCTGACCTGCTTCGCAAGATCGAGTATGCGGGTGACGAGGAGCCGCGGTTGTTCGAGGGGCGGCAGCGTCGTGGTGACCGGCAGAAGGCTTCCGCGCGTACGGTGTCGGAGCTGATGACCGCGCCCGCGGTGACGGCGCTGAGCGGCACGTCGATCGCGGCGGCGGCCCGGCTGATGGATCGTGAGAAGGTCAAGAGGCTGCCGGTCGTGGACGACCTGGGCCGGCTGATCGGCATCGTCTCGCGGGGCGACCTGCTCAAGACCCACCTGCGGCCGGACGACGAGATCCTGGCCGACATCGAGGCGGCCGTGCTGCGGCCGTACGTGGACGACGAGAACGCTTCCGTCACCGCGGCCGTGGTCGACGGGGTCGTCACGCTGTCCGGCAAGGTCGACAGGTGGTCCTCGACCGAGATCGTGGAGCGGCTGAGCCGGCAGGTGGCCGGGGTCGTCGAGGTGCGGTCGAGCCTGGCGTTCGCCTACGACGACAGCGAGCTGCCCGGCGTCCGGTTCGGAACGGGCATCGCCTGA
- a CDS encoding PASTA domain-containing protein, producing the protein MAEKAPRRAGSKIQAVVVGSVVFLALGIIGVGVLAGFASEDEQTRRGLFVTATVLIVFAAAMAVGAFLGFLFGMPRSRLADLAPSPDQGKAALSTRYLTNSNFVKVSDWFTTIIVGLGIANLNSLVPGVRRLGNALVEPMGGSQFGAAIGISVVLVGVISGFVLSYLWTTIRVRELLEESEAALTTVPDLNGKSPAEAIELASAKSITLVLRPMNGERISSQNITPGTTVRRGQAVAVE; encoded by the coding sequence ATGGCTGAGAAAGCTCCCCGCAGAGCCGGTTCGAAAATCCAGGCCGTCGTGGTCGGCTCGGTCGTCTTCCTCGCACTGGGCATCATCGGGGTCGGCGTGCTCGCCGGTTTCGCGTCGGAGGACGAGCAGACCCGCAGGGGCCTTTTCGTCACCGCCACCGTGCTCATCGTGTTCGCGGCGGCGATGGCGGTCGGCGCGTTCCTGGGCTTCCTGTTCGGCATGCCGCGCTCCCGGCTGGCCGACCTCGCCCCGTCGCCCGACCAGGGCAAGGCCGCGCTCAGCACGAGATATCTGACGAATTCCAATTTCGTCAAGGTGTCGGACTGGTTCACCACGATCATCGTCGGCCTCGGCATAGCGAATCTGAACTCGCTCGTGCCCGGCGTCCGCCGCCTCGGCAACGCGCTGGTCGAGCCGATGGGCGGTTCCCAGTTCGGCGCGGCGATCGGCATCTCGGTCGTGCTCGTCGGCGTCATTTCCGGTTTCGTCCTCAGCTATTTGTGGACGACCATTCGCGTACGGGAACTGCTCGAGGAATCCGAGGCGGCCCTGACGACCGTGCCCGACCTGAACGGCAAGAGCCCCGCCGAGGCGATCGAGCTGGCCTCGGCCAAGTCCATCACGCTGGTGCTGCGCCCGATGAACGGCGAACGGATCAGCAGTCAGAACATCACACCCGGCACCACCGTACGGCGGGGTCAGGCCGTCGCCGTCGAATAG